One window of Bacteroidota bacterium genomic DNA carries:
- a CDS encoding DUF4395 domain-containing protein, translating into MNKIIKFGEDVEGYDIPVLNEREIRAAAGILFLLMFVSISNAAQGDFTLLKYAIIIFLVDMLIRVLINPKFAPTLIIGKWIVRNQTPEYVGARQKKFAWKIGIVLAVIMLVLVVIVNSFSPISGLICFICLIFLFFESAFGICLGCKVYPWFFKDKVQYCPGEVCEIKDRQPIQKTSLAQLFIVIAYVIFIVALYFLFNEIFSIEPFDLFGLEEKMNAH; encoded by the coding sequence ATGAATAAAATAATAAAATTTGGAGAGGATGTAGAAGGATATGACATCCCCGTATTAAATGAAAGAGAAATAAGAGCAGCAGCAGGAATACTGTTTTTATTGATGTTTGTTTCAATAAGTAATGCCGCACAAGGCGATTTTACACTGCTTAAGTATGCGATCATTATTTTTCTTGTCGATATGCTAATTAGGGTTTTAATTAATCCAAAGTTTGCCCCAACACTAATTATTGGGAAGTGGATTGTGCGGAATCAAACACCGGAATATGTGGGAGCAAGGCAAAAAAAGTTTGCCTGGAAAATAGGAATCGTATTGGCTGTAATAATGTTAGTACTGGTTGTAATTGTAAATTCATTTAGCCCCATCTCAGGTTTAATCTGTTTCATCTGTCTAATATTCTTGTTTTTTGAATCAGCATTTGGTATTTGTCTGGGTTGTAAAGTGTATCCATGGTTTTTTAAAGATAAGGTTCAATATTGTCCGGGAGAAGTATGCGAAATTAAAGACAGGCAGCCTATTCAGAAGACATCACTTGCTCAACTATTTATAGTCATTGCATACGTAATTTTTATTGTAGCACTTTATTTTCTTTTCAATGAGATCTTTAGTATAGAGCCATTTGATTTATTTGGATTGGAAGAAAAAATGAATGCTCATTAA
- a CDS encoding helix-turn-helix transcriptional regulator: protein MEKCRINNNIRTFRFHADEMTQQQLADEVGVTRQTIVAIEKGKYSPTLALAFKIAHVFNTSLDAVFTYILEDSTTKSTKEK, encoded by the coding sequence ATGGAAAAATGCAGAATAAACAACAATATCCGAACCTTTCGCTTTCATGCAGATGAAATGACTCAACAACAATTAGCCGATGAAGTGGGTGTTACCCGACAAACTATTGTTGCCATTGAGAAGGGGAAATACTCTCCTACGCTTGCATTAGCTTTTAAAATAGCCCATGTATTTAACACTTCCTTGGATGCGGTATTTACCTACATTCTTGAAGATTCAACAACAAAATCAACGAAGGAAAAATGA